The genomic segment TCACCGGAAAAACGCCCGCGACTGATCCCGCCCAAGCCCGCCTCTTGCTCCATTCAATCGACACTTCCAACGTGATTGGTCTGCGCGATCGTGCGATTCTCGCCACCTTGATGTACACTGCCTGCCGGGCAGGCGCGGTCTCGAAGCTGAGGCTTCGCGATTTCTACACCGACGGCCGTCAATACTATCTGCGATTCGACGAGAAAGGCGGCGCGGATCGGCAGATACCGTGCCGGCACGACTTGCAAGGTTACATCGAGGAGTACAACGCACTCGCTGACCCGAGCAACCCCGATGCGCCGCTCTTCCGCGCCGCACGCGGCCGGACAGACCAGCTATCGGAGGGTCCGCTCCAGGCCAAGGACATCCACCGCATGGTGAAGCGACGTCTCGCCGCCGCGGGCCTGCCGTCAATCCTGACGTGCCATTCCTTTCGAGCCACTACGGCGACCGATCTCTTGGAACAGGGGGTACCACTTGAAGACGTGCAGGAACTACTCGGCCATGCCGACCCTCGCACGACGCGGCTCTACGACCGCCGCGATCGCGAGGTAACTAGGAACGTGGTGGAACGGATTTCGATCTAACCCCGTTGCCATATTTGGCACCGTGCCTTATCGTAATCCCGCCTTAAGCGGTGGACGTCACTAGCGGACAATAGGCCAAGCACCCTTGGCATGAGGATGAAGAGTATCGTTTTGCCGGTTCATTGAACGGCTAACGCGACAACATCAGGCTTGCAACACCCATGACCGGGATTGGCTCACTCCCGGCCCGAACAACTGACAGAGGTTTCGTGGGAGGCGTTAGAGTGCCATCGCGACGAAAAGACAAACGCGACGATGAAAGCGAATTCGTGCCGAAGGCCGTCGAAGTCGGCCTTGGTATTATCGCGACAGTCATATCCTGGAAGGCTTCCAAGCCTAACGACCCAGTAGAAATGATGTGCGCGATCATGATGGGAATGCTTACAACAATATTTGCTTCGGTCATTTGGGAAAGGCAATCGAGGCGCGTCAAAAGAGTACATCAACGATTCGGCGACGTGCTTGGAAGCATCAAGAACTGTGACTTTGATCAGCTACTATTGGTCCTGAGCCACATCCGAGAGGTAGTCGCAAGCGACGAAATGAACCAGGTTTGGATTGACCTTGTGTGGCGCGCGCGCAAGCGCTTCCGAGCGACGAGCTATGTCCATCCCAGGTACTTTGAAAATGCATACCGGGGGATCTTGCTGCAAGACCTGAAGGCAGACTTCCAGCACGTTCAAATCGAGAGGGTGTTTGTTCTCGACAGTATTGACGAACTCAGACACATTGTCGAGCTTAACAAGAATCTTCGCAAAATACAAAACCGATATATTCTCAAGGAGGACTTCTCCAAACACGCTGCTCTGAGGGGTCCACCACCTGAAACGATCGATTTTGGGATATTCGATGATAAATGCACTTTTCTCTGGTCGCTTGATGCTGAATCCCGAGAGCCGACAGGAGGCCGGGTTGAATTCTCGCGCAGCACAGCTGAAGAATATGGAAAGTACTTCAACAACCTCTGGAATAACTCCTACGATCTTCCCAAAGATATCAAAGCTTTGAATGACGCTGTGCGAGCGGTGGGAGGAGCCAAAGATGAAAGTATTCGATCTAATACGAAAACTAAGTCCCCTCGCCGCTGAGATGCTGAGCCGTCTCGCAGCACGGCTACATACCGCATGCGATGCCAATCGCGGCACGGTGTCGTCGGCTAAAGCCGTCGTCTTTTGGGGAGGAGGTAAAGATTCGACACTAGCACTTGCCTTTACGAAGGCGCTCGCTGAATTCACTGGGCTCACCGTGCGAGCCGTCACCATGGACAATCCTGGCATCACGCCGGGAACGCGAGGGAACATAGAACAGATTGCTTCAACACTTGCAGTTGAACATGAATACTGGCATTTTCGCAAGCCCGTCCCAGCACTAGGTCAGGAAATCCAGAGTTGGCAACGGCTCTATCGAGCACTTGCGTTGGCGCTCGGTGGACAACCTCGATTCATGTGCGTCGCGTGCAATTTTAGTTCTATTGTTACCGAATACTCAGCATTAGCGCTTCATCAGGCAGATTTCTGTGTCACCGGTAATCCTGCATGGGAACTCGCAACTTTTGAAAAATGGATAGAATCGCTTCGTGCAGAGTATGCGGGGGTCATCGCGTTTCCTGATCGCACTGGCAAACAGATGCTTGATTATTTTCGCTTCTGGCACGCCATATATGAACGCCTTTTGGAAGAATTATTTTCAGAATCGGGGTCAGAAAACTGCGCGGCCGACGACGCAATAGCGGAGTACCTTTATCCAATGCCGGAATCGGGTGACATCGTTGAGCGTGCGTCCCACTTAAACGTTATGGGCGATGGGATGATAGACTGCATCGCTGCCGACCATCAGGAATTACTAGCAGCCCTTGGATGGCGTTTGCCCGATGACATGCAGGGAGGTACCGAAAGTGATTGTGCTTTTACGGCGTCAATCGCCTATCTGAACATCGAACGCAATGGTCTCAACAGACACCTAGAGCACCTAGACGAGGCGGACCACTATTTTCGGCCACCCGTCGAGATGACCGCGCGTGCGAGGGAATGGGCAGTTAGCGGAAAATCAAACGTCGAAGGGAGGAAGTTACTCTCGCTCCTTGGGCTAAGCGAGTCATATAAACCAAGCTCGCCAACGGGGAGTGCGATAGCACAATCACTGATCGATAAGCTATTTAAGATTCGATAGAACCCTTAAGGACCATCGTGCAAGCCGATATCATGGTCATCGGTAATGATTAGCGGGACTTGCTTTGTGTGCTGCTTTCCTGGTCCCGAGATAATTTTCTGATATCATCGGCTAGGGCGTACATCATCGCTTTTCTTGCAACTTCCTCAGCGGTGAGTCCTTTCTCGTCTCTTGCGTTAACATCAATACCAGCGCTAATCAGCTCTTCGACTGCTCGGGAATCTAGCCCGAAAATCGCCGAATATAATGCTGTGCGACCCTTCGCATTCCGCAGGTGTATATCTGCACCTGCGGTAATTAGCGCTTTTATCGATTCGGGCCTTCCCTTCTCGGCCGCCAAATGTAAAGCCGTTCGTCCGCTGCGATCGCGAAAGTCAACATTAGCTCCTTTCTCAATCAAACGGGCAATAGTCTCAGGCTCGTCGGCGCCAATTGCGCCGAGCAGCGCGTAGTTGATGACCTCCGGTTCTTCCATGTTATGGACAGTTTTGTTCAATGAATAGCTCTCATACACGGTACCATGTAATCATTAATAAGAGGTTAATCCTGTCCATATTTGTGAACATTGTGTGACGAGTAGCGTCTTGGACGCAGCTGGCCGCGCGGTAGCAACACCTGTGGCGCAGAGCTGTGAATGAATGCGAACATTGTCACAAAAGTATCACACACGAGAATGCGAATCTCTGCTATCATGACCCAAGAATTGAATAGGACGACACATGACGACGCCGAACCCGCTACACCTTGCCAACACGGCGCAGATGATGGCCAAGCACGCGCCGAAAGACGACGCCGTTGTCTTCAACAAAGTGGCCATGATTTGCATGGGGGTCATGGCGGCGGCTTCCGTCGTGCAGATGCTCCAGCCGCTCCTGCGTGAGATCAACCACAAGGAACGCAAAAACCATCGCAGTCACGGCCGAGACCGCTGATCCGCTGCCGTAATCGCTCACCAGACGATAGCATCGATCGCGGTCGCTCCGTCGCCCACGGACACGCTTTCGCGGGAGTTGGTTTCCCGCAGCCACGAGACACGGTGCCGCGTCAGACCCTGGAATAAGCGAGTCGTAGGACGAATCTCGCTATTCAGATGCCGACCTTTGATGCAGATTTCTCGCCCGCACACGATCAGCTTGATACCTTCTGACGGGTCGAACTCGAAACGGTCGATTGCGTGATACGGGATCGCAACAATGTTTCCGTTCGCCTTGCGAAGTTCCAGGGAGAGCGACCGGTCTCGGATTCCCCGCAGCCACCCGAAGCAGCCCAGGTCGTCGATTTCACCCTGATCGCCGATTGGCGCATCGGTTACGCCGTTGCCTGCCCCGTTGCGGCCGGCATACTTCTCCAGAATCCTACCGGTCATGGTCCATTCTCCGTTGCTCCAGTTGAGCATCCCGATGCGCGTCGGACACCGCCGGCAGCAATTGTTCCAGCCGCTCGAAGGCGAGCGCCCGCTCGCGATGATTGCGGCCGTTCAGGAACTCCGTCGCCGAAAGCCGGTCGTCGGAGCGGCTGACGGCTTCCAGCAGCGCTTGCTTGTCGTCGGTGTAGATCGTCGCCCGCTGCCGACCGCGCGAGACGGAAACGTAAAATTGCTCGCGCGACGCCGCCGGAAAACTCTGCGCTGACTCGCCTATCAGGACTCTGTCAACGGTGCGCCCCTGGCTCGCATGACTTGTTACGACGTAGCCATAGGCAATGTGCCCGAAGTCGCGGGCAATCTTCCAGCCGTTCGTCAGAACAATATTGCCTTTTGCGTCGAAATCTTTCACGGCGAAAGTCGCGCCGTTGTTGAGCCGGTGCCCGCCGTCGGCCGTAGTCCCATTTCGCGTGATTCGCAGAACGTCTCCCGGCGCGACCGGCAGGAGGTCGGGTCGGTAAACGGTGAACCTAGCGGCTTCGACGAGCGGTAACTGATCGCTCCCCACGACCACGCGTTCGCCCTTCCGGTAGCCCTTGGCGTTTTGGTGCATCACCAGCACGTCACCCGGCGAATAGTTCAACGAGTCGCTCCGCTCGGCTTCGGTGAGATTGGCGTTAAGGAGCGTCAGAACGTGATGCTCGCCGCCGGAGAGCCGGCCGGCGCGCTTGAGTTGGGAGCGGATTTCATCGGTAATCCACTCGCCCTCCCGGTGCGTCGGACTCACAACTATGGCCGTCTTCCCTTCGGCGACCGTGGCGACATAGTCCTCCGCCAACGCCTTGTAGCGATCCGTTTCCGTGACTTCGCGCACCCAGCCCAGCCTGTCGAGTTGCCGGAACCCCTCTTCCGTCCGGCCTTCGCTTAACGCTTGAACCGCCTGCTTGTACGCGCCCTTCTGTCGCTGTATCTCGCGGACTTCGGCCGGGACCAGCCCCGCCTCTTCCTCCAAGAGACGCAGCGCCGCCCCGCGTTCGACCGACCCGTGCTGCCTTCGGTCCCCGGAGAGAATCACGCGGGCATCCAGGCGCTCCGCCAGGTCGAAGACCTGCGCCATCGTCTTCGTGCCGAGCAGGCCGGCTTCGTCAATCCACAGCACCTGTCCGCGCGCCCGCGACTGTAGCTCCTGATCCACGAGCAGCCGGGCGACGGTTTCGGCGTCGGCGAATCCTTCCCGCCGCAGCACGCCGCGCGAGGCGTCGGCCGATGGCGCGAAGGTGAAGACGTGCTTGCCGTGCGCCTCAATCGCTTCGACGGCCTCCGTCATCATCGTCGTCTTGCCCGTACCGGCCCCGCCGCGAATGAGCATGACACGGTCCGGCGAGTTGAGGACGTGCAGCACGGCGCTTCGCTGATCGGAATTTAGCCAGTCACGTTTGAAGACATGCGAACCGTCGCCCAGGCGACGACAGGTGCCCCTGCCCCGCCGCGCGAAATCAATCATTCGCGTTTCTTCCTTTAGTACGTCGGCGGTCGTCACCAGCCGCCTTCCATCTCGTTCCGCTCCGACGAGGTTTTGCCGGCCCACTTCCCTGAGCACGGTCTCCGGCGAGGCCGCGCCGTAGGATCGTTTGAGCGCCGCAGCCAGCAGCCTACGCTCGGGCACCACCGAGCTTCGCTCGAACGAATGCTCGACCGCCCGCGCGACCGCTTCCCCGGCGAGACGATCATCCTCCGCGATGCTTGCACGTCCGAGCCGACCCTTGACGGATTCCAGCGCCGCCAGTTCCTCCGAAGACAGCCGCCCATTCCACTCCCGGCGCAATTCATCGAAGGTCAGGTCCTTCCGCTTACGCTCCCGCGTCTTCGCGCCGAGCTCGCCCTTCACTTCGGCGCTCGTAATTCCCTTCTCCCGCGCCTTGCCTTCGATGAGCGCCGTGCGGCGCGAGAACTTTTCCATCGCCGGCTTCGGCACACCGGCAAGCTCCCATCCCTTTTTTGTGCGTTCCACCGGCAGCCCGAGTTCTTCCAGCTTCCGCGCCAGCCGCGAATGGAACACCGCCTCGAAGTACGGCGCGTCGCGTTTGAGGCCCGCGAACTGCGCGGCCTTCCAGCGGCCTTCCTTTTCGTCCCAGGTCGTGTTGAAAACGAACGCGTGAGCATGAAGATGCGGGTCTGGCACGCCATCCACCGGACGCGCCGTAGTATGGATGAACTCGCCCCACACCATGTTGCCTGTCAAGCGGTCGTCGTTCTGTCCCTTCGCACGGACGCGGGTCTGCATTTCCGCTTCCATGTCCCGCATTGTGGCATCGACCGACTCGCGGAATGCCTCCAGGATGCGATCATCCTTCGAGACGCCGTAAAGCACCGATACGCTCTTCGGCACGTGGAAGTTGAAGTCATAGCCGACGCGACGGCCCTGATTCTGCCTCGCAGTCAGCACTTTGCCCGTGTTGGGATCGCGGTTGTCGCAGAGCGCGTCCCAGTCTTTCTGCTGCACGGTTCCTTCAAGACCGAGGCGCTTGGCTCCCTCGCCGCGCCAATGGCCGGTAAGCTCCTGACCTTCCGAGTAATAATCGGCCGTGGAATAGTACGTGCGAGCGCCTTGCGGCGTGGTGTTCTGGATGATGCGAAGCATACCTCGATTCTACGTCGCGATTACTTCAAATCAGTTAACAATCGCCCGCATTTGATGTTTCTTTCACGAAGTCCGCCGGTTGAACTCTCGCTTTCGATTCAAAGTGATACATCGGAGCGCGCGTCCGTATCGCATTGATGCACGGCCCGCGCCGGTTGCAACCCTCGCGTGCGAGATTCGCATCGCTCCTTCCGCGAGTCCAGTTGCCGCGATTCGCTGCGCACTTCGCGCCGGCGTTCGGGTCTTTGGACTGCCGGTCTTGCCTTGTCGCCAGAGATTCGTCTTTTCCTTTTCCGTGCCTGCCACGCCCGCGGCCTTCCTTATGGCACTTAAAGCCGCCGCCGGGCCGGTCAAGCAGAAAATCGTTTCCCCCTTCGGGGACCCACCATTTTCCGCTGTGACCGGTGCGCTTGGCGCTTGGCTTCGCCCCCGGACTGTTGCGGCTTTTTTCA from the Phycisphaerae bacterium genome contains:
- a CDS encoding tyrosine-type recombinase/integrase, which codes for MSETSIILQPPRELTLLDAAEVPIVVVEAGVNARFAYAEFFGDQIASDYTRKAYRYAVHRFLLWCAAEGLELARIPPGGVGHYIRTLMTSDGKPASKPTRKLHLAAIRKFFDALVQRHAVALNPASSVRGPVVRNVTGKTPATDPAQARLLLHSIDTSNVIGLRDRAILATLMYTACRAGAVSKLRLRDFYTDGRQYYLRFDEKGGADRQIPCRHDLQGYIEEYNALADPSNPDAPLFRAARGRTDQLSEGPLQAKDIHRMVKRRLAAAGLPSILTCHSFRATTATDLLEQGVPLEDVQELLGHADPRTTRLYDRRDREVTRNVVERISI
- a CDS encoding ankyrin repeat domain-containing protein, which gives rise to MNKTVHNMEEPEVINYALLGAIGADEPETIARLIEKGANVDFRDRSGRTALHLAAEKGRPESIKALITAGADIHLRNAKGRTALYSAIFGLDSRAVEELISAGIDVNARDEKGLTAEEVARKAMMYALADDIRKLSRDQESSTQSKSR
- the mobF gene encoding MobF family relaxase, with amino-acid sequence MLRIIQNTTPQGARTYYSTADYYSEGQELTGHWRGEGAKRLGLEGTVQQKDWDALCDNRDPNTGKVLTARQNQGRRVGYDFNFHVPKSVSVLYGVSKDDRILEAFRESVDATMRDMEAEMQTRVRAKGQNDDRLTGNMVWGEFIHTTARPVDGVPDPHLHAHAFVFNTTWDEKEGRWKAAQFAGLKRDAPYFEAVFHSRLARKLEELGLPVERTKKGWELAGVPKPAMEKFSRRTALIEGKAREKGITSAEVKGELGAKTRERKRKDLTFDELRREWNGRLSSEELAALESVKGRLGRASIAEDDRLAGEAVARAVEHSFERSSVVPERRLLAAALKRSYGAASPETVLREVGRQNLVGAERDGRRLVTTADVLKEETRMIDFARRGRGTCRRLGDGSHVFKRDWLNSDQRSAVLHVLNSPDRVMLIRGGAGTGKTTMMTEAVEAIEAHGKHVFTFAPSADASRGVLRREGFADAETVARLLVDQELQSRARGQVLWIDEAGLLGTKTMAQVFDLAERLDARVILSGDRRQHGSVERGAALRLLEEEAGLVPAEVREIQRQKGAYKQAVQALSEGRTEEGFRQLDRLGWVREVTETDRYKALAEDYVATVAEGKTAIVVSPTHREGEWITDEIRSQLKRAGRLSGGEHHVLTLLNANLTEAERSDSLNYSPGDVLVMHQNAKGYRKGERVVVGSDQLPLVEAARFTVYRPDLLPVAPGDVLRITRNGTTADGGHRLNNGATFAVKDFDAKGNIVLTNGWKIARDFGHIAYGYVVTSHASQGRTVDRVLIGESAQSFPAASREQFYVSVSRGRQRATIYTDDKQALLEAVSRSDDRLSATEFLNGRNHRERALAFERLEQLLPAVSDAHRDAQLEQRRMDHDR